Proteins encoded by one window of Porphyrobacter sp. YT40:
- a CDS encoding TrbC/VirB2 family protein, producing MSRARARLTALVLSGLVVLALAAPANAAGSSMPWEAPLQAILESIQGPVAKIVAVIIIIATGLALAFGDTSGGFRRLIQIVFGLSIAFAASSFFLSFFSFGGGALV from the coding sequence ATGTCCCGGGCGCGCGCGCGCCTGACCGCTCTCGTCCTGTCCGGACTTGTCGTGCTTGCGCTTGCGGCACCCGCCAACGCCGCCGGTTCGTCGATGCCATGGGAAGCGCCGCTTCAGGCGATCCTCGAATCGATCCAGGGCCCGGTCGCCAAGATCGTCGCAGTGATCATCATCATCGCCACTGGCCTTGCGCTTGCCTTCGGCGACACCTCGGGCGGCTTCCGGCGGCTGATCCAGATCGTCTTCGGGCTGTCGATCGCCTTTGCCGCATCGTCCTTCTTCCTCTCGTTCTTCTCCTTCGGCGGCGGAGCGCTGGTCTGA
- the trbB gene encoding P-type conjugative transfer ATPase TrbB — MSVIPICSDPPSRSARMLRTALGADIASWLADDTVIEVMLNPDGQLWVDRLGDGLAATDRLMTAPDGERIIRLVAHHVGAEVHSSAPRVSAELPEGGERFEGLLPPVVAAPSFAIRKPAVAVFTLADYVAAGIMSAAYRDSLAEAVRSHRNILVAGGTSSGKTTLTNALLAEVASSDERIVLIEDTRELQCAAPNLVSLRTRDGVATLSDLVRSALRLRPDRIPIGEVRGPEALDLLKAWGTGHPGGIGTIHAGSALGTLRRLEQLIQECVVTVPRALIAETIDVIAVLVRDGTGRRLTELAEVRGLDAAGEYILAPCSPSQGDPS; from the coding sequence GTGAGCGTCATTCCCATCTGTTCGGATCCGCCCTCGCGCAGCGCGCGCATGCTGCGGACCGCGCTCGGAGCCGACATCGCCAGCTGGCTGGCTGACGACACCGTCATCGAGGTGATGCTCAATCCCGATGGGCAGCTCTGGGTCGACCGGCTCGGTGACGGTCTCGCGGCGACCGACCGCCTGATGACCGCTCCCGACGGCGAGCGGATCATCCGGCTGGTCGCGCATCATGTCGGTGCCGAGGTGCATTCGAGTGCACCGCGGGTCTCGGCAGAATTGCCCGAGGGAGGCGAGCGGTTCGAGGGCCTGCTGCCGCCTGTCGTCGCTGCGCCCAGCTTTGCGATCCGGAAGCCGGCGGTCGCGGTCTTCACGCTCGCCGATTATGTTGCTGCCGGAATCATGTCCGCGGCTTATCGCGATTCACTTGCCGAAGCGGTGCGCTCGCACCGGAACATCCTTGTCGCTGGCGGCACGTCAAGCGGCAAAACGACCCTCACTAACGCGCTGCTCGCCGAGGTCGCTTCGAGCGATGAACGGATCGTCCTGATCGAGGATACGCGCGAGCTGCAGTGCGCCGCGCCCAATCTCGTATCTCTGCGCACCAGGGACGGGGTGGCGACGCTGTCGGACCTGGTGCGCTCGGCGCTGCGTCTGCGCCCCGACCGGATCCCGATCGGCGAAGTCCGCGGGCCCGAGGCGCTCGACCTCCTCAAGGCCTGGGGCACCGGGCACCCGGGCGGGATCGGCACGATCCACGCAGGCTCCGCTCTGGGCACGCTGCGACGGCTCGAGCAGCTCATCCAAGAATGCGTCGTCACCGTCCCGCGCGCGCTGATCGCCGAGACGATCGATGTGATCGCGGTGCTGGTGCGCGACGGGACCGGACGGCGGCTGACAGAGCTCGCCGAGGTCCGCGGCCTCGATGCCGCCGGCGAATACATTCTCGCCCCCTGCTCCCCTTCCCAAGGAGACCCTTCGTGA
- the cysD gene encoding sulfate adenylyltransferase subunit CysD, producing MRSLTHLERLEAESIHIFREVVAEAENPVMLYSVGKDSSVMLHLARKAFYPAPPPFPMLHVASGWDFGDLLAHRDRTVREYGLKLIIAENEDAEAQGINPFDTGSALYSQAQLTDPLKRALTAHGFDAAFGGGRRDEEKARAKERIFSFRNAAHRWDPKNQRPELWNLYNAKKAKGESIRVFPISNWTELDIWQYIALENIDIVPLYFSKPRPTVERDGMILVVDDERFRLEEGEEPVTRSVRFRTLGCYPLTGATESDATEMNHIIQEMLLATGSERQGRAIDKGQSASMEDKKQEGYF from the coding sequence ATGCGTAGTCTTACCCACCTCGAGCGGCTCGAAGCCGAGAGCATTCACATTTTCCGCGAAGTCGTGGCCGAGGCCGAGAATCCGGTCATGCTCTATTCGGTGGGCAAGGACAGCTCGGTGATGCTGCATCTGGCGCGCAAGGCCTTCTACCCCGCGCCGCCGCCTTTCCCGATGCTGCACGTGGCGAGCGGGTGGGACTTTGGCGATCTGCTCGCCCACCGCGACCGCACGGTGCGCGAATACGGGCTGAAGCTGATCATCGCCGAAAACGAGGATGCCGAGGCGCAGGGGATCAACCCTTTCGACACCGGCAGCGCGCTCTATTCGCAGGCACAGCTGACCGATCCGCTCAAGCGCGCGCTGACCGCCCACGGCTTCGACGCGGCCTTCGGCGGCGGCCGGCGTGACGAGGAAAAGGCCCGCGCGAAGGAGCGCATCTTCAGCTTCCGCAACGCCGCGCATCGCTGGGACCCGAAGAACCAGCGCCCCGAGCTGTGGAACCTCTACAACGCCAAGAAGGCCAAAGGCGAAAGCATCCGCGTCTTCCCGATCTCGAACTGGACCGAGCTCGACATCTGGCAGTACATCGCGCTCGAGAATATCGACATCGTGCCGCTCTATTTCAGCAAGCCCCGCCCGACGGTGGAGCGCGACGGGATGATTCTGGTGGTGGACGATGAGCGCTTCCGGCTGGAAGAAGGCGAGGAGCCCGTGACCCGCTCGGTCCGCTTCCGCACGCTGGGCTGCTATCCACTGACCGGCGCGACGGAAAGCGATGCGACCGAGATGAACCACATCATTCAGGAAATGCTGCTCGCCACCGGGTCCGAACGCCAGGGCCGCGCGATCGACAAGGGGCAGTCGGCCAGCATGGAAGACAAGAAGCAGGAGGGGTATTTCTGA
- the cysN gene encoding sulfate adenylyltransferase subunit CysN produces MDTPSSFQTDSLIAEDIDAYLDQHQHKSLLRFITCGSVDDGKSTLIGRLLYDSKMIFEDQLAALESDSKRHGTQGEEIDFALLVDGLAAEREQGITIDVAYRFFTTEKRKFIVADTPGHEQYTRNMVTGASTADLAVILIDARKGVLQQTRRHSYLVHLLGIRHVVLAVNKMDLVGYDQSTFEHIVADYRTFAKSIGIADFTAIPISGFKGDNITTAPSANTPWYDGPALIEHLESVEVDAAAAQKQPFRMPVQWVNRPNLDFRGFAGQIASGTIRPGDAVRIVPSGKTSTVKTIATFDGDLEEAVAGQSVTLTLADEVDCSRGDLIAAAGDPPQASDQFRATLVWMDEEALKPGRGYWLKLGTQMVTATIQPPEYEIDVNSLEHLAAKTLGLNGIGVAEFATDRPIAFEPYAANRQLGGFILIDKFTNATVAAGMIEFSLRRADNVHWQPTAITRDDHAGMKNQTPRVLWFTGLSGSGKSTIANEVEKQLFLMNRHTFLLDGDNVRHGLNRDLGFTEADRIENIRRVGEVAKLMADAGLIVLTAFISPFRAERRMVRDMLPDGEFIEIFVDTPLEVAEVRDVKGLYKKAREGKLKNFTGIDSPYEAPENPEIRVNTVDMTPEEAARYIIQQILPLK; encoded by the coding sequence ATGGACACGCCCTCCAGCTTCCAGACCGACAGCCTCATCGCCGAGGATATCGACGCCTATCTCGACCAGCACCAGCACAAGAGCCTGCTGCGCTTCATCACCTGCGGCAGCGTGGATGATGGCAAGTCGACCCTGATCGGGCGGTTGCTCTACGACAGCAAGATGATCTTCGAAGATCAGCTCGCCGCGCTGGAGAGCGACAGCAAGCGCCACGGCACGCAGGGCGAGGAGATCGACTTCGCGCTGCTGGTCGATGGCCTCGCCGCCGAGCGGGAACAGGGGATCACGATCGACGTCGCCTACCGCTTCTTCACGACCGAAAAGCGCAAGTTCATCGTTGCCGATACGCCGGGGCATGAACAATATACCCGCAACATGGTGACCGGCGCTTCGACCGCCGACCTCGCCGTGATCCTGATCGACGCGAGGAAGGGCGTGCTGCAACAGACCCGGCGGCATTCCTACCTCGTCCACCTGCTCGGCATCCGCCACGTGGTGCTGGCGGTGAACAAGATGGATCTCGTCGGCTACGACCAGTCGACCTTCGAGCATATCGTCGCGGACTACCGCACCTTCGCCAAGAGCATCGGGATCGCGGACTTCACCGCCATCCCGATTTCGGGCTTCAAGGGCGACAATATCACGACCGCGCCCTCGGCCAACACGCCGTGGTATGATGGCCCCGCGCTGATCGAGCACCTCGAAAGCGTCGAAGTCGATGCGGCGGCTGCGCAAAAGCAGCCGTTCCGCATGCCGGTGCAGTGGGTCAACCGCCCCAATCTCGACTTCCGCGGGTTCGCGGGCCAGATCGCCAGCGGCACCATCCGCCCGGGCGATGCGGTGCGGATCGTGCCTTCGGGCAAGACCAGCACGGTCAAGACGATCGCCACGTTCGACGGCGATCTCGAAGAGGCAGTCGCGGGCCAGTCGGTCACGCTGACGCTGGCCGACGAGGTCGATTGCTCGCGCGGCGATCTGATCGCGGCGGCGGGCGATCCGCCGCAGGCCTCCGACCAGTTCCGCGCCACGCTGGTGTGGATGGACGAGGAAGCGCTGAAGCCGGGCCGGGGTTACTGGCTCAAGCTCGGCACGCAGATGGTCACCGCCACGATCCAGCCGCCCGAATATGAGATCGACGTCAACAGCCTCGAGCATCTCGCGGCCAAGACATTGGGCCTCAACGGCATCGGCGTCGCCGAATTCGCCACCGACCGCCCGATCGCCTTCGAGCCCTACGCCGCCAATCGCCAGCTCGGCGGGTTCATCCTGATCGACAAATTCACCAACGCCACCGTCGCGGCGGGGATGATCGAGTTCAGCCTGCGCCGGGCAGACAATGTCCACTGGCAACCGACCGCGATCACCCGCGACGATCACGCCGGCATGAAGAACCAGACCCCGCGGGTGCTGTGGTTCACCGGGCTTTCGGGCTCAGGCAAGTCGACCATCGCCAACGAGGTCGAAAAGCAGCTGTTCCTGATGAACCGCCACACCTTCCTGCTGGATGGCGACAACGTGCGTCACGGGCTCAACCGCGATCTCGGCTTTACCGAGGCCGATCGGATCGAGAACATCCGCCGCGTGGGCGAAGTCGCCAAACTGATGGCGGATGCAGGCCTGATCGTGCTCACCGCCTTCATCTCGCCGTTCCGCGCAGAGCGACGGATGGTGCGCGACATGCTGCCCGATGGCGAATTCATCGAAATCTTCGTCGACACCCCGCTGGAGGTCGCCGAGGTGCGCGATGTGAAGGGCCTCTACAAGAAGGCGCGCGAGGGCAAGCTCAAGAACTTCACCGGCATCGACAGCCCCTATGAAGCGCCCGAGAACCCGGAAATCCGCGTCAACACCGTGGACATGACTCCCGAGGAAGCGGCGCGCTACATCATCCAGCAGATCCTGCCGTTGAAATAG
- a CDS encoding DUF2061 domain-containing protein has protein sequence MVLFHGREAHSRSLAKAVSWRILGSIDTFLLSWLFTSSVKAAGAIALTEVLTKMALYYLHERAWSGIGWGMKPMSVSGDSLKGDSA, from the coding sequence ATGGTATTGTTTCACGGTCGCGAGGCGCACAGCCGGTCACTTGCCAAAGCGGTAAGCTGGCGAATCCTCGGGAGCATCGACACCTTCCTGCTTAGTTGGCTGTTCACCAGTTCGGTAAAGGCGGCAGGTGCTATCGCTCTCACTGAGGTATTGACCAAGATGGCGCTCTACTACCTCCACGAGCGGGCATGGAGCGGAATCGGCTGGGGCATGAAGCCGATGTCGGTGAGCGGCGACAGTCTTAAGGGGGATTCCGCGTGA
- a CDS encoding 3'(2'),5'-bisphosphate nucleotidase CysQ has protein sequence MTDAELAAHLAETAGRLLVDVRASGVFTGKALGKAGDATANEFLCHAIRHARPDDGLLSEEEKDDTRRCAQSRVWIVDPVDGTREYGEARADWAVHVALAVDGIAQIGAVALPGLGGGLVLRSDQPQPLPSMAERPRFLVSRTRPAAEAQVVAEVLGGELVPMGSAGAKAMAVVRGEAEIYLHSGGQYEWDSCAPVAVAAAHGLHCSRIDGSPLVYNQPDTYMPDLLICRPEWAERVLAEVASLAG, from the coding sequence GTGACCGATGCCGAACTGGCCGCGCACCTCGCCGAGACGGCCGGGCGCCTGCTCGTTGACGTGCGCGCCAGCGGGGTGTTCACCGGCAAGGCGCTCGGAAAGGCGGGCGATGCGACCGCCAACGAATTCCTGTGCCACGCGATCCGCCATGCGCGGCCCGATGACGGGCTGCTGTCGGAGGAGGAAAAGGACGACACGCGGCGCTGCGCGCAGAGCCGGGTGTGGATCGTCGATCCGGTCGATGGGACGCGCGAATATGGCGAGGCGCGCGCCGACTGGGCGGTGCATGTGGCGCTGGCGGTGGACGGTATCGCGCAGATCGGCGCGGTGGCGCTGCCCGGCCTTGGCGGCGGCCTTGTCCTGCGCTCCGACCAGCCGCAGCCCCTGCCTTCGATGGCCGAACGCCCGCGCTTCCTCGTCAGCCGCACGCGGCCTGCCGCCGAGGCTCAGGTCGTCGCAGAGGTGCTGGGCGGAGAGCTTGTGCCGATGGGCAGCGCCGGGGCCAAGGCGATGGCGGTGGTGCGAGGCGAGGCGGAGATCTATCTCCATTCCGGCGGGCAGTATGAATGGGACAGCTGCGCCCCCGTCGCCGTTGCCGCCGCGCACGGCCTCCACTGTTCGCGGATCGATGGCAGCCCGCTGGTCTATAACCAGCCCGATACCTATATGCCCGATCTGCTGATCTGCCGCCCCGAATGGGCCGAGCGGGTGCTGGCCGAGGTCGCCAGTCTGGCAGGCTGA
- a CDS encoding glycosyltransferase family 4 protein produces the protein MLYSLTGKCPPERDRLTMNAPASIAAEEGIPAVIEGEPLKGRHVLIVVENLPLPFDRRVWQEARTLKAAGAHVSIICPTGKGYESRFEVIEGIEIHRHPLPLEAKGAIGFLAEYGAALFWETVLAWRIHFKRRIDVIQGCNPPDLIFLVALPFKLFGVRYIFDHHDINPELYEAKFNKRGFFWQLMVLFEKLTFKAADVSIATNHSYRKIAIERGGMAPERVHVVRSGPDLSKLKRVPPVESWKNGRAHMVGYVGVMGEQEGIDLLIDAVEHIVRTMKREDIQFVLVGGGPALAELKDMTAQRGLGDFITFTGRAPDQDLFEVLSTMDLGVNPDRVNAMNDKSTMNKIMEYMSYAKAMVQFDVTEGRRSAEGASLYAKANDPVDMAEKIVELIDDAERAKEMGRYGLERVVNELNWQHQIKPLLSAYQQVLSR, from the coding sequence ATGCTTTACAGCCTTACAGGCAAATGCCCGCCAGAACGCGATCGCCTGACGATGAATGCGCCCGCCAGCATCGCTGCCGAAGAAGGCATCCCCGCCGTCATCGAGGGCGAGCCGCTCAAGGGCCGCCATGTGCTGATCGTGGTCGAGAACCTGCCCCTGCCGTTCGACCGGCGGGTGTGGCAGGAGGCGCGCACTTTGAAGGCGGCGGGCGCGCATGTCTCGATCATCTGCCCCACGGGCAAGGGCTACGAGAGCCGCTTCGAAGTGATCGAAGGCATCGAAATCCACCGCCACCCGCTACCGCTGGAAGCCAAGGGCGCGATCGGCTTCCTCGCCGAATATGGCGCGGCGCTGTTCTGGGAGACGGTGCTGGCGTGGCGCATCCATTTCAAGCGCCGGATCGACGTGATCCAGGGCTGCAATCCGCCCGATCTGATCTTCCTTGTCGCCCTGCCCTTCAAGCTCTTCGGCGTGCGCTACATCTTCGATCATCACGACATCAATCCCGAGCTCTACGAGGCGAAGTTCAACAAGCGCGGGTTCTTCTGGCAGCTGATGGTGCTGTTCGAGAAGCTGACCTTCAAGGCCGCCGACGTCTCGATTGCCACCAACCATTCCTACCGCAAGATCGCCATCGAGCGCGGCGGAATGGCGCCCGAGCGTGTTCATGTGGTGCGGTCCGGCCCTGACCTCTCCAAGCTCAAGCGCGTGCCCCCGGTCGAAAGCTGGAAGAACGGCCGCGCGCACATGGTCGGCTATGTCGGCGTGATGGGCGAGCAGGAAGGGATCGACCTCCTGATCGACGCGGTCGAGCACATCGTGCGCACCATGAAGCGCGAGGACATCCAGTTCGTGCTGGTCGGCGGTGGTCCGGCGCTGGCGGAGCTAAAGGACATGACCGCCCAGCGCGGCCTCGGCGATTTCATCACCTTCACCGGCCGCGCGCCCGATCAGGACCTGTTCGAGGTGCTCTCGACGATGGACCTCGGCGTCAACCCCGACCGGGTCAACGCGATGAACGACAAGTCGACCATGAACAAGATTATGGAATATATGAGTTACGCAAAGGCGATGGTCCAGTTCGATGTGACCGAGGGTAGACGCTCGGCAGAAGGCGCATCGCTCTATGCGAAGGCTAATGATCCGGTGGACATGGCTGAGAAGATTGTCGAGTTAATCGACGACGCCGAGCGAGCGAAGGAAATGGGCCGCTACGGTCTGGAGCGGGTCGTGAATGAGCTTAACTGGCAACATCAAATCAAGCCGCTGCTCTCCGCCTATCAGCAGGTGCTGAGCCGATAA
- a CDS encoding IS1595 family transposase, protein MMPGPNRPKSPGIIEFFERFPNEEACLDHIAMQKWGETQICPECGEIGGLKKLKGAKKWWHSCRKQFSTCKDTIFYRSNVSVLAWFYAIFLFANSSMGMRTPFIRKQLGLGHRGAIRVCELIRLHMASMPRPEALGGPGILVHVDEVHLRRLISESGGPHEAAIVLGIASQGRVMCGIVPDRKASTIIPALLARIRPGSTVVTDMHLAYSSLQRHGYRHLRINHSVAFHDFNGQTNNDIEAFWATVRRSFRSYRQVSKSNLWAYLAEIEYRYNFRHSKHLIFEDLISHFPNGILDEETQYKGRYYWI, encoded by the coding sequence ATGATGCCAGGACCTAATCGACCCAAAAGTCCCGGCATAATCGAGTTTTTTGAACGATTCCCGAATGAGGAGGCATGTCTTGATCACATCGCGATGCAAAAGTGGGGAGAAACACAAATTTGTCCGGAATGTGGGGAAATCGGCGGCCTGAAGAAACTTAAAGGCGCAAAGAAGTGGTGGCATTCTTGTCGGAAACAATTCTCAACATGTAAGGATACGATATTCTATCGATCAAATGTTTCTGTCCTGGCATGGTTTTATGCAATTTTTCTGTTCGCAAATTCCTCAATGGGAATGCGGACGCCTTTCATCCGAAAGCAACTTGGCCTTGGACACCGCGGCGCGATCAGGGTTTGCGAGCTGATCCGCCTGCACATGGCGTCGATGCCCCGCCCCGAAGCGCTCGGAGGGCCCGGGATTCTCGTGCATGTAGATGAGGTCCATCTACGACGACTGATCAGCGAAAGCGGTGGGCCACATGAGGCAGCGATTGTCTTGGGTATCGCAAGTCAAGGCCGAGTGATGTGCGGCATAGTGCCAGACAGGAAAGCGAGCACTATCATTCCAGCCCTTCTGGCCCGGATCCGGCCCGGTTCTACCGTCGTGACGGACATGCATTTGGCTTACAGCAGCCTCCAGCGGCATGGTTATCGTCACTTGAGGATCAATCATTCCGTAGCGTTTCATGACTTCAACGGGCAAACCAACAACGACATCGAGGCGTTCTGGGCGACGGTGAGGCGCAGTTTTCGCTCCTACCGCCAGGTTTCCAAATCCAATCTCTGGGCCTATCTTGCCGAGATCGAATACAGATACAACTTTAGGCATTCAAAGCATTTGATTTTTGAGGATCTTATTTCTCATTTTCCAAATGGCATTCTGGATGAGGAAACTCAGTACAAGGGCAGATATTATTGGATCTGA
- a CDS encoding O-antigen ligase family protein: MDRHPSDRITFPLIIVLLLVAFLAGGGGIGAALANLTVQLAALAVLALRPRECAAFWRESPLALRLLILATLALPLLQLVPLPESVWRALPSRTLVERSLEFAGGAQGWRPFSVNPLRTALALTALVTPLAVLLAAWTLPRARLINLCWIIVGCGIVTAILGAVQLGATGDAGTFYGSPAPGEILLGTFANRNSTALFLTFALALALLLPAPRPHPAVLPARLAVSALLLLAVVLTQSRTGVVLALLPIALGLASSLAERRRGGSAGRAVLIGLGALAVLGAGLGTLMVSSPPGRIGATFERFEATDNPRRFIWDDATFSATRYWPLGAGMGTFDEIYQVDESLENLTNRRAGRAHNDYIELAIEAGASGLALAAAWMALIGWLSWRVRRSSQRWVAWSGSAFLLAIALQSITDYPLRSQTILALAGLALLLLARTAFDHAQGDRRALA, translated from the coding sequence TTGGACCGACACCCGTCCGACCGAATCACCTTTCCGCTGATCATCGTTCTGCTGCTGGTCGCCTTTCTGGCCGGTGGCGGAGGGATCGGTGCAGCGCTGGCCAATCTCACTGTGCAGCTGGCCGCGTTGGCCGTCTTGGCTCTGCGCCCACGGGAATGCGCCGCGTTCTGGCGCGAATCGCCGCTCGCCCTGCGCTTGCTGATCCTCGCGACGCTGGCGCTGCCGCTGCTCCAGCTCGTGCCCCTGCCCGAATCGGTCTGGCGCGCCCTGCCCAGCCGCACCCTGGTTGAGCGCTCGCTAGAATTCGCCGGCGGCGCGCAAGGCTGGAGGCCGTTCAGCGTCAATCCGCTGCGCACGGCTCTGGCGCTGACCGCGCTGGTCACCCCGCTGGCGGTGCTGCTGGCGGCATGGACGCTTCCGCGGGCGCGGCTGATCAATCTGTGCTGGATCATCGTCGGCTGCGGCATCGTGACCGCGATTCTCGGCGCGGTGCAGTTGGGCGCTACGGGCGATGCGGGCACCTTCTACGGCTCGCCTGCGCCGGGAGAGATCCTGCTCGGCACCTTTGCCAACCGCAATTCCACTGCGCTGTTCCTGACCTTTGCGCTTGCGCTCGCGCTGCTGCTGCCTGCCCCGCGTCCGCATCCGGCGGTGCTGCCTGCGCGGCTGGCGGTCAGCGCGCTGCTGCTGCTCGCGGTGGTGCTGACCCAGTCGCGCACCGGGGTGGTGCTGGCGCTGCTGCCGATCGCACTCGGCCTCGCAAGCTCTCTGGCCGAGCGCCGTCGCGGCGGCTCGGCAGGTCGCGCGGTGCTGATCGGGCTGGGCGCGCTGGCCGTGCTCGGCGCCGGCCTCGGCACGCTGATGGTGTCCTCTCCGCCGGGCCGCATCGGCGCGACGTTCGAACGCTTCGAGGCGACGGACAATCCGCGCCGCTTCATCTGGGACGATGCCACCTTCAGCGCTACCCGTTATTGGCCGCTGGGGGCGGGAATGGGCACCTTCGACGAGATCTATCAGGTCGACGAATCGCTCGAAAACCTGACCAATCGCCGCGCCGGTCGCGCGCATAATGACTATATCGAGCTGGCGATCGAGGCTGGCGCCTCTGGCCTCGCGTTGGCAGCGGCGTGGATGGCGCTGATCGGCTGGCTGAGCTGGCGGGTGCGGCGATCCTCGCAGCGCTGGGTGGCGTGGAGCGGCAGCGCCTTTCTGCTGGCCATCGCCTTGCAATCGATCACCGATTATCCGCTCCGCAGTCAGACAATCCTCGCGCTCGCGGGGCTGGCGCTGTTGCTGCTCGCCCGCACCGCATTCGACCATGCGCAGGGCGACCGGAGGGCGCTGGCATGA
- a CDS encoding lasso peptide biosynthesis B2 protein, which translates to MELARARLFLHSTRPAEVFRRNAQSARAGAAARSSSPEEADSHYRHVAAFVSAMAVRVPWRADCLVQAMAAQRWLMRRGLPSEIVVGAAKHPDGRFEAHAWLLRGEAVLLGGDIDRFEPLLDSAQAALRQP; encoded by the coding sequence TTGGAGCTCGCCCGGGCACGGCTGTTTCTCCATAGCACCCGACCGGCGGAGGTGTTTCGGCGCAACGCGCAGAGCGCTCGGGCTGGTGCCGCCGCGCGAAGCTCGTCGCCCGAGGAGGCCGACAGTCACTATCGGCACGTCGCCGCCTTCGTTTCGGCCATGGCCGTGCGGGTCCCCTGGCGCGCGGATTGTCTGGTGCAGGCGATGGCGGCCCAGCGCTGGCTGATGCGCAGGGGCTTGCCGAGCGAGATCGTGGTCGGCGCGGCCAAGCACCCCGATGGCCGCTTCGAGGCCCATGCCTGGCTGCTCAGGGGTGAGGCCGTGCTGCTCGGCGGGGATATCGACCGCTTCGAACCCCTGCTCGATTCGGCGCAGGCCGCGCTGCGGCAGCCCTGA
- a CDS encoding PqqD family protein: MSTDVLQERWRLSDDAIANPVGGETVILHLGNGTYYGLDPVGSLLWEGLKAGQPVAEVCDTILEKYDVERETVEQDLRRFLAELAENGLIVRH; this comes from the coding sequence TTGAGCACCGATGTATTGCAAGAACGCTGGCGCCTCAGTGATGATGCCATCGCCAACCCGGTTGGCGGTGAGACGGTGATCCTGCATCTCGGCAACGGCACCTATTACGGGCTCGACCCCGTCGGCAGCCTGCTGTGGGAGGGCCTCAAGGCCGGACAGCCGGTGGCCGAAGTGTGCGATACCATCCTCGAAAAATACGATGTCGAGCGCGAGACTGTCGAACAGGACCTGCGCCGCTTCCTCGCAGAACTTGCCGAAAATGGTCTCATCGTCCGCCACTGA
- a CDS encoding phytanoyl-CoA dioxygenase family protein: MGTVELAMLTEQALDQAAEELWREGVCTLRQAVDPGVLADCLAQLQAHHPRLFKPDATADKLFVSTGRFYTAVEIGDALARRDVLLPAAVEGVLTAALGPDFVFDSWGVINALPGAEEQHWHRDGGILFPGHPLENMLPATAVTLAIPLVEMNDETGTTGFARRTHRAGDHPEVPDYEPRVPVGDALLWDYRVFHKGMTNRSAIARPLIYATLCRDWWSDTQNHEGQARLLFRRTAWETLDPALQPRFARAQLID; this comes from the coding sequence GTGGGGACCGTGGAATTGGCGATGCTGACAGAGCAGGCTCTCGATCAGGCCGCAGAGGAATTGTGGCGCGAGGGGGTGTGCACGCTACGGCAGGCGGTCGATCCGGGGGTGCTCGCCGATTGCCTCGCGCAGCTTCAGGCGCACCACCCGCGCCTGTTCAAGCCCGATGCGACGGCCGATAAACTGTTCGTGTCGACCGGCCGGTTTTACACTGCGGTCGAAATCGGCGATGCGCTGGCGCGGCGCGATGTGCTGCTGCCCGCCGCGGTCGAAGGGGTGCTCACCGCTGCGCTCGGGCCCGATTTCGTGTTCGATTCGTGGGGCGTCATCAACGCCTTGCCCGGAGCCGAGGAGCAGCACTGGCACCGCGACGGGGGCATCCTGTTTCCGGGCCATCCGCTCGAAAACATGCTGCCCGCCACCGCCGTCACGCTCGCCATTCCGCTGGTCGAGATGAATGACGAGACCGGCACCACCGGCTTTGCCCGGCGCACACACCGGGCGGGCGACCATCCCGAAGTTCCCGATTACGAGCCGCGCGTTCCGGTGGGTGATGCGCTGCTTTGGGATTACCGGGTGTTCCACAAGGGCATGACCAACCGCAGCGCGATTGCCCGTCCGCTGATCTACGCCACGTTGTGCCGCGACTGGTGGAGCGACACGCAGAACCATGAAGGTCAGGCCCGCCTGCTGTTCAGGCGCACCGCTTGGGAGACGCTCGACCCGGCCCTGCAACCGCGCTTTGCACGAGCGCAATTGATCGACTGA